The following proteins come from a genomic window of Trifolium pratense cultivar HEN17-A07 linkage group LG4, ARS_RC_1.1, whole genome shotgun sequence:
- the LOC123924728 gene encoding uncharacterized protein LOC123924728, producing the protein MADSTGNSAETSQSNKKSVRGPTMLKAIENVRKTGIKIPLQFDLETGECYGNNASHFKSYVALLTRERCSIAKELWKHIPEGVKNAMWTDIKAIFVIPEFDDAKKSDHFKKIWFHYAGERWKDFKSRLTRTYITDPKPDDVPPYVKYPYIKKDIWEEFVKYRQTSDFKEKSQKGRENHAKNVYPHVLSRGGYKRLEEQMINEKRQSLSKDSSGLTDDDRHPSPPERYETWTRARQKKGGEFTSEPVKKVAEKIEKIVEDSKKGDFVPTGRHDVLTEAIGTPEHGGSVRGVGKKHNITTYWGRSKVSRQRQGIDVKEQLAAFKADLEAKFEEKLAQERKMMQDSLMETLKSMGLSQTSDTNNRVMVPEACAEQVVVTGSAKGSCSPAPVKMQNELKEVVVTESAKGSRSPAPVAEAEDNMDDVQKLLIMVLKKGDDHLDVQLTHCSMCTNFLMSCKCIRELLVGFIWLDMSTLSVWCSYIHRLCIENNTTNVYGILEPSFLNIVGDAGKKSDQRISQSKCKKYIQHKLENEKKECQLLPFNHGGHWQLIILCPKINTVVVICSLHWKLNPIMEKIVSSVFTVDQMANGNRKNNTVWLYPQARKQYNSNDCGYYVMKNMLDIVTAKITDSWMEVFNDPKELTAEEMYELRLRWSTYFLSLLEG; encoded by the exons ATGGCTGATTCAACCGGCAACTCTGCTGAAACTAgtcaaagtaataaaaaaagtgTTAGAGGTCCCACTATGTTGAAAGCAATTGAAAACGTTCGTAAAACGGGTATAAAGATCCCTCTCCAGTTTGATCTAGAAACTGGAGAGTGTTATGGTAACAATGCCTCCCATTTTAAGAGTTACGTAGCACTtcttactcgagaaagatgCAGTATTGCGAAAGAGTTGTGGAAACATATACCTGAAGGAGTAAAGAATGCTATGTGGACAGATATTAAG GCTATTTTTGTTATACCTGAGTTTGATGATGCAAAAAAGAGtgatcattttaagaaaatatggtTTCACTATGCGGGGGAGCGATGGAAAGATTTTAAATCACGGTTGACTAGAACTTATATCACAGACCCCAAACCAGATGACGTTCCTCCATACGTCAAGTATCCTTACATCAAAAAAGATATATGGGAAGAGTTTGTGAAGTATCGACAGACCTCTGATTTTAAG GAAAAAAGTCAAAAGGGTAGGGAGAATCATGCAAAGAATGTTTACCCACATGTATTATCCCGTGGCGGGTATAAGAGGCTCGAGGAGCAGATGATCAATGAAAAGAGACAATCCTTATCGAAAGATAGTTCTGGCTTAACTGATGATGATCGTCATCCATCTCCACCGGAACGCTATGAGACATGGACGAGAGCACGACAAAAGAAAGGGGGAGAATTCACATCTGAGCCTGTAAAAAAAGTTGCTGAGAAAATT GAGAAAATTGTTGAAGACTCAAAAAAGGGTGACTTTGTTCCAACGGGACGTCACGATGTCCTAACAGAAGCCATTGGAACACCTGAGCATGGTGGTAGTGTTCGTGGTGTtggaaaaaaacataacattacCACTTACTGGGGAAGATCAAAGGTTTCACGTCAAAGACAAGGTATAGATGTCAAAGAGCAACTAGCAGCATTTAAAGCAGATTTGGAAGCTAAGTTTGAGGAAAAGTTGGCGCAAGAGCGTAAGATGATGCAAGATTCTCTTATGGAGACACTAAAGTCCATGGGTTTATCCCAAACCTCTGATACAAATAATAGAGTCATGGTACCTGAAGCTTGTGCTGAACAAGTTGTTGTCACCGGAAGCGCAAAAGGGAGTTGTTCTCCTGCACCGGTCAAGATGCAAAATGAACTCAAGGAGGTTGTTGTCACTGAAAGCGCAAAAGGAAGTCGTTCTCCTGCACCGGTAGCAGAGGCTGAAGATAACATGGACGATGTTCAGAAATTGTTAATCATGGTTCTGAAAAAGGGTGATGATCATTTGGATGTACAATTAACTCATTGTTCAATGTGTACTAATTTTCTCATGTCTTGCAAGTGTATAAGAGAGTTGTTGGTGGGTTTTATTTGGCTCGACATGAGTACTCTAAGTGTTTGGTGCTC gTACATTCATCGTTTATGCATTGAAAACAACACCACAAATGTATATGGAATTTTGGAACCAAGTTTTCTGAACATTGTTGGTGATGCTGGGAAAAAAAGTGATCagagaatatctcaaagtaAATGCAAGAAATACATCCAGCATAAgttagaaaatgaaaagaaagagtgtCAATTATTACCATTTAACCATGG AGGACATTGGCAGTTGATAATACTTTGTCCAAAGATAAATACCGTGGTTGTTATTTGTTCACTACATTGGAAACTTAATCCAATAATGGagaaaattgtttcaag TGTTTTTACGGTTGATCAAATGGCGAATGGCAATAGAAAGAACAATACCGTATGGCTTTATCCACAA gcgaggaaacaatataattcaaatgacTGTGGATactatgtaatgaaaaatatgttggacaTTGTCACTGCTAAGATAACTGATTCTTGGATGgag GTATTTAATGACCCAAAAGAGTTAACAGCTGAGGAGATGTATGAATTGCGATTACGTTggtcaacatattttttgtCGTTATTGGAGGGTTAA
- the LOC123922457 gene encoding uncharacterized protein LOC123922457, whose protein sequence is MHKFRNVGMDRSWMRANRLSTEYRHGVMEFLQFAESNAELERPPPEFPPLFLCPCINCANKEPKRTKKEIMNHLICDGICQNYTQWIWHGEVVATPSVSHRESGSVDIDDRLEDMMRDIGEDSFKRAHVYETLCSDKDEPLYPGCTNFTRLSAVLKLFNLKAKNGWTDKSFTELLELLIQMLPEGNVMPNRYYEAKKVLCPMGLEYEKIHACPNDCILYRKEFVNYNHCPTCKASRYKKKDGDSSDDEVTKTGPPAKVVWYLPIISRFKRLFANANDAKNLRWHAEERKCDGQIRHVADSLQWKKIDSLFPNFGKESRNLRLGLATDGMNPFGNQSTNHSSWPVLLMIYNLSPWLCMKRKYIMLSMMISGPRQPGNDIDVYLSPLIDDLKVLWEEGVDVFDSYSGEQFNMRAMLFCTINDFPAYGNLSGYSVKGHNACPICEKKTCYKQLKNGKKTVYLGHRKFLNRYHPYRRLRKAFDGDQENGVAPTPLTGEEVYERQRDINVVFGKCQKPKGRVPKAKVPKAESESVKRKKQPVVKSIWKKRSVFFDLPYWSSLDVRHCIDVMHVEKNVCDSVIGTLLDIKGKTKDGAHARLDMDLMGIRQELIPQKINDKTYLPPACHTLSKDEKTSFCKCLQSIKVPHGYSSNVKSLVSMKDLKLIGLKSHDCHVLMQQLLPVAIRGILPDNVRKAICRLCLFFNAICCKAIDPLKLDELENEAAVILCQLEMYFPPSFFDIMVHLIVHLVREIRLCGPIYLRWMYPIERYMKILKGYTKNPHRPEASIVERYIAEEAIEFCSNYLSEVDAIGVPKSRHDGRCDGVGTQGLNVKSMHIDIILQAHLYILNNTDEVQPYLSAHKSIIKKMHDKMNEKWVLREHNKKFSEWFKEKVCQDDSVSDTIKWLSYEPKCNILTWSAYDINKTSFYTKSKDDRSTMQNSGVMIVAESMHFSSSKDKNPVMASTPYFGVIEEIWEVDYVVFKVPLFKCKWIDINNGVRIDELGFTLVDLCKLAYKDEPFIMASQAKQVFYVKDPSNERWSVVLQGKNVHGSYENQELDISEIPPFSTDVPTFIEENEEDDVHAAIRLDHDEGIWD, encoded by the coding sequence ATGCATAAATTTCGAAACGTAGGTATGGACCGTAGTTGGATGAGAGCTAATCGATTAAGTACTGAGTACAGACATGGAGTGATGGAATTTCTACAGTTTGCGGAAAGTAATGCTGAACTAGAACGTCCTCCTCCTGAATTTCCTCCACTTTTTCTATGTCCGTGTATAAATTGTGCAAATAAAGAACCAAAACGTACTAAGAAAGAAATCATGAATCATCTAATTTGTGACgggatttgtcaaaattatacacaatGGATATGGCACGGTGAAGTAGTAGCAACGCCAAGTGTGTCCCATAGAGAAAGTGGTAGTGTGGATATCGATGATCGACTAGAAGACATGATGCGTGATATTGGAGAAGATTCGTTTAAGAGGGCGCATGTGTATGAAACTTTATGCAGTGACAAGGATGAACCATTGTATCCGGGATGCACAAATTTTACCCGTTTGTCTGCGgtgttaaaattgtttaatttgaaaGCAAAAAATGGGTGGACCGACAAAAGTTTCACTGAATTGCTTGAATTGTTGATACAAATGCTTCCAGAAGGTAATGTAATGCCAAATCGTTATTACGAGGCGAAAAAAGTATTGTGTCCAATGGGTTTGGAGTATGAAAAGATACATGCATGCCCTAATGATTGTATATTATACCGAAAAGAGTTTGTAAACTATAATCATTGTCCGACATGTAAGGCGTCTCgctacaaaaagaaagatggtgATTCTAGTGATGATGAGGTGACCAAAACGGGTCCTCCCGCGAAAGTCGTATGGTACCTACCAATAATTTCAAGGTTCAAGAGATTGTTTGCTAATGCAAATGACGCAAAGAATCTTAGATGGCATGcagaagagagaaaatgtgatGGCCAAATTCGCCATGTAGCTGATTCTTTGCAATGGAAGAAAATTGACTCTTTGTTTCCAAATTTTGGCAAAGAGTCGAGAAACCTTAGACTTGGACTTGCTACTGATGGAATGAATCCGTTTGGTAATCAAAGTACTAACCATAGTTCATGGCCTGTTCTCCTGATGATTTACAACCTATCTCCTTGGTTGTGCATGAAgcgtaaatatattatgttatcgaTGATGATTTCAGGCCCAAGACAACCAGGAAATGACATAGATGTTTATCTAAGTCCactaattgatgatttgaaagtGTTGTGGGAGGAAGGAGTGGATGTTTTTGATTCGTATTCTGGTGAACAGTTCAACATGCGTGCCATGTTGTTTTGCACCATCAACGACTTTCCGGCATACGGCAATTTGTCTGGGTATTCCGTTAAAGGGCATAATGCGTGTCccatatgtgaaaaaaaaacatgttataaGCAACtgaaaaatggaaagaagacTGTTTATCTTGGCCACCGAAAATTTCTAAATCGTTATCATCCATATCGTAGATTGCGAAAAGCTTTTGACGGAGACCAAGAGAATGGTGTTGCTCCAACGCCCTTAACTGGAGAGGAAGTTTATGAACGACAACGAGACATTAATGTTGTCTTCGGAAAGTGCCAAAAGCCAAAAGGGAGAGTGCCAAAAGCGAAAGTGCCAAAAGCCGAAAGTGAAAGTGTCAAAAGGAAAAAGCAGCCTGTTGTGAAAAGTATATGGAAAAAGAGGTCAGTGTTCTTTGATCTTCCATATTGGTCTAGTCTTGATGTAAGACATTGTATTGATGTGATGCACGTGGAGAAAAATGTATGTGATAGTGTAATTGGAACACTTCTCGACATTAAAGGCAAGACAAAAGATGGTGCACATGCTCGTCTtgatatggatttgatgggTATACGACAAGAGTTAATACCACAAAAAATCAATGACAAGACATATTTGCCTCCCGCGTGTCACACTTTGTCTAAAGACGAGAAAACAAGTTTTTGCAAGTGTTTACAAAGTATCAAAGTGCCACATGGTTACTCGTCAAATGTCAAGAGCCTTGTATCAATGAAAGATCTCAAATTAATCGGCTTAAAATCTCATGATTGTCATGTCTTGATGCAACAACTACTACCTGTGGCTATTCGTGGGATATTGCCCGATAATGTTAGGAAAGCTATATGCAGGTTGTGCTTATTCTTCAATGCAATATGTTGTAAAGCAATTGATCCATTGAAGTTAGACGAGTTGGAAAACGAAGCTGCAGTTATCTTGTGTCAATTGGAGATGTATTTTCCTCcttcattttttgacattatGGTTCATTTGATTGTTCATCTAGTAAGGGAGATTAGATTGTGTGGCCCAATTTATTTACGGTGGATGTATCCAATAGAGCGATACATGAAGATCCTAAAAGGGTATACAAAAAACCCACACCGTCCGGAAGCTTCGATTGTTGAGAGGTACATTGCAGAAGAAGCTATTGAGTTTTGTTCAAACTATTTGTCAGAAGTGGATGCTATAGGGGTTCCCAAGTCTCGTCATGATGGAAGATGTGACGGTGTGGGCACGCAAGGTTTAAATGTCAAGAGCATGCATATTGATATAATTCTTCAAGCGCATTTGTATATATTGAATAACACTGATGAAGTTCAACCTTACTTGTCTGCTCACAAAAGCATCATAAAGAAAATGCACGATAAGATGAATGAAAAATGGGTGTTAAGAGAGCATAATAAGAAATTCTCAGAGTGGTTTAAAGAAAAGGTCTGCCAAGATGATAGTGTTTCCGATACAATAAAGTGGTTGTCCTATGAGCCTAAATGTAACATATTGACTTGGAGTGCATATGATATTAACAAAACTTCCTTTTATACAAAATCAAAGGATGACCGCAGTACCATGCAAAATAGTGGGGTTATGATTGTGGCAGAGTCCATGCACTTCTCtagttccaaagataaaaatccggTTATGGCATCTACACCCTACTTTGGGGTGATTGAAGAGATCTGGGAGGTTGATTACGTTGTGTTTAAAGTGCCTTTATTTAAATGCAAATGGATTGATATCAACAATGGTGTGAGAATTGATGAATTAGGATTTACACTAGTTGATCTTTGCAAGTTAGCTTATAAAGACGAACCTTTCATCATGGCATCCCAAGCAAAACAGGTGTTTTATGTCAAAGATCCTTCTAATGAACGGTGGTCGGTGGTTCTACAAGGAAAAAATGTGCATGGTAGTTATGAAAATCAAGAGCTTGATATTTCCGAAATTCCTCCTTTCTCAACAGATGTGCCTACCTTCATTGAAGAAAACGAAGAGGATGATGTGCATGCAGCTATTCGTTTAGATCATGACGAAGGAATATGGGATTAG